The sequence GACAAGGAAAGAGGTTGATGATTCCAGCTAACCAAAGCCCTTCCCTGATTCCTACTGAGGTTTCTACATGGAGAACAGCCTGCTTCTGTACCAAGTCTTCTTTCAGTGGCTTTAAGAGCTCAAGCAGTGAAGGGTtcgttttgctttttctttgttttttggtgTCTCAGCATCCTCAGTGCTAAATTGAAACTTTCTTTCCAGGTTGATACCCATAAGGTTTAATTTTCAGGTTTCCTGAATCACAGTTTCCTCCTTAGACCTCTTCCCAGGCATGAAGGAGGATACTATCTTGCATCTCTGCTGGCTCTGTAAGTGTGACAGTGCTGCACTCACTCACAATATCCATCTTTTTGTGAAGCTGTGCCGCAGGAAGGGGTCgccaacgatcaatatgatccacgaaatccaactttattgagcatcagacacttcttatatacagtagcctagctgccaaccccaccttctgcggttaaacatcctgctttcccatcctgatgagataatcacaagaattcggtttcacattcttctttacttgttatcgcctgtaagggcgtagtgaccttgctttggtgtcctgttatcctttgcaggaagctgcaagcacagctacgaggccatggtggcctggctgcatcaacacactagcttactgtgagcagtaaataacaagatggagtccggcctacatactctgttcaaaccattgttccatagaaccatgtctttgcaagccattctgcaACAAAGCTGAAGACAAGAGAGGAGTACGGACTACAGACAGACCTGCACTGAGCAACAATTTGCAGAGACATCTGAATTGCTACAGTCTAGGAAGCTGTTTAAGAACATATTTGAGAATACTGGAACAGTTTTACCATAGAAGTGGTAGAAGCAAAATGCTGCTGTCTGGGAAGCAGAGTGATAcaggctgcacacagcttgTTGCAAGAGCTgaccctgcagctcagggctaaGGTACACCAGGTTTCTCTAAGCTCACAATAACCAAACAGATCTCAAAATTCATTTCCTTGCTGGAGCGTGGCagttcctccttcctcttcgTGGCAGTGCTCAAGTCACAGACATTACCGGAAACCACACGAGTTTCATGTAGCATCAGGGGCTACTTAGAGAACAACCACCAAACCAGCAAGAGGCAAAGCAGTGGCACAGGGGCTTGCAGTCCAGTGGAGGTCTCATTTGAGTGGGGGACTGTGacgggttggggcaaaccccctccccaccacgggcagaaataacgactcagacaaatggattgcagaagtgatggaaagtttaaatagaaaaacagtgagtgtgtacagaaagccagaagcacagtgacaaaagaaaccccaaaacagtcccagaagcatcccatccccacctgagggtgcacccaagacccccagggctccttcttcctctccccccccccccactactaggctagtctcagctggccagatctgagactgcccattccccccgtggccttgggcctagccaggcccatggccgggagacaTCTCTCCCAGTTACTGGGtggtggagaggaaggaaaagagcaagtgccagaccccgccgtGGATTTTACAGTGGTACAGGGAATCATGGTgggaaatacctaatttcctgtgtccacccactgggctggacttttggacacaggaaacacccccgtAGCAGAGGGCACTCAGCCCAAACTACTACAGGGACTCAAACTCTGTGTGGGTGTACATGTGCCTGCTTCTGGGCAGCAGGATGGCTGGACACAAGCTGTGACAGCTGGGGACctccagggcaggcacagaTGCTTGCTCTGTTTCCCCACATCATCACCTTCACCTTCCCACAGACACTGTTTGGAGCAGCATTGCTCTGGCCATGTCCCAGGACAGAATTACCACAGGCAAAGCTTGTCCTGAGTGTCTAATGAGAACTCTGCTGCCTGTATATGTTCTCAGCTATTGCTGTTTGTCCACAAGCTGCAAGCCATTCCTGAGAACTTGTGGGGAAGTGGCTGCTAAAATAGGGCTCCTAAAAGCTTTGTTACTATGCATATAGCTGTTGTCGTTCAAGTTTTAGTTAGAACTACCCTAATCTGATAACTATTCATTGCTGGCTAGAAAAGGGTAAACAGACCAAAGCTGTtgcactcacagcagctttaTACACAAGTTTGGAGACAAGGATCTCAGTAAAGGACCAGCAAAACACATTTGATGGGACAGCATGAAGAAATTCCATGGGAATTACCTGAGTGCTTAAAAACACAGGTCACTCAGCACCTAACTGTGCTCCCTGGTGGCAATCATTAATATTTATATCAATCTATATCAAAACAAAGAGATGACATCAACTCACTGCAGGTGTAACCGTTGTTCAAGCTCACCACTTTGGAGCTGACAGCACCACATGGTGaattttaaaggattttttaaaaaataataaaaatctttAAGAAACAGGAAAGTATAAACCCCAAATCTGAAACAGGGATAAAACAGACAAAAGAGAAATGTCTGTTCTAAACCTGCCCATTTATAGCAAAGagtagctttttctttttccatttactTGGGAATTACTCACACAATCATTAGGAAATTCATTAGCTAACAGGCTTTATTTCAGGGAATGAAGATGAGATCATCAGAGACTGCAATAGCAGAATGACAGTATCCCAGGGAGCTTGACACATACCAAATGTTCAACTACAAGCAGTTTGAGGAGTGGCCTTTGGAGGAACTTTGACTTGTTTGCCAACACAAACATATTTTCATTACCATCTTTGGCCAAAACCAAGGCGtgaagaggaagaaatcctGTGCAATGATTGGAATTACAGAGTCCAGGCATTCAGGACAAGGTAACTTAATGGTGAGGAGTTTATCGTCCATGTTGCTGGCAGACAGCCATGTGCAGCTCTGGCAAGTGGTAGGCTCTAGGATtaccaccaccagcacagctgggctgatGACCTCCCAGCAGATAGCTGGCCACAACCTGCATCTGAGTGTTTGGCCTCTGAGAGTATTTTGTGTTGAACAAGACAGATGAGTATCCAAGTCTTCCCAACATGTATCCCAGAGAACTGGGGAGTTGCTTCCAAATCCACATGGATCCATCTGAGCAATACCAGAAGACACCCAGAAAACAGCCAGACTCTGAAGCTTTTAGGGAAATCACACTGATTTCTGACAGCAGCAAGAAAGGGCTGGCAGGTAGGAAGTGGAGCAAGCAATAAATTCTTTGTGACAGATAGCCCAAGTGTAGTTCAAGTTAAAACCAATCAGAATTTTGTTTCTACATGATTTCCCAGTCATTTTCCTGCAGCATTTAATCCTCTGTGATTAATTACACCATGATTTGCTGAGATTGGTATAGATGGGGCAAGGGAGAGCTATGCACAAGATAATAATTGCTATTCACATGAGCCTCTTTTTCCATGTAATTTGTAACTCTTCAAATACTGCAGTGGGAGTTATTTTTATTACCATATTTTCACTGGCTGTAATTAGTCCTGTAGGAGGATTATTACCTCTCTTATCGTTAATAACAGAGAGAAGATAATTTGTCACAGCATAGATGACTTCATGCCACAGATGGCTGCTGCTTTTTAGGGCTATTTGGTATCAATGAGCTTGCAAGAGCCTCACTCACCTCCTCAAGCCAAACATTGTGGAGGGTCCCTAGGTGAGGGGATAGCTCTTGGGGACTGTCCATGATCCTTGGGCTGTCCTGCCCCCACATTATCCCTGTGTAGTGGTGTGTGAAGTAGCGCAGAAGAGCAGTACAAGAGTTTACTTTGGGTTTCCTCCAAACAAACCGCAGTCAGCCACTGCAcagcaaacagccccagctcccacacaGTAACCTACAGCCTACCAGCACATCACCCTGACAGCTTTCCACTCACTGGGTGAAATCTGTTGAATGTCTCCACTACCTGTTTAATGACAGCCAAATACCAGACAAAGGCCTACACAACTCAGGCTGTTTCCACAGCAGAACAAAGTATCTACAGGACACACGAGAGTGGAAGACACAAACCCTAAGTGGTGAAACCCAATAGAAATTGCCTGgatccctttccttctcttttccagatatTATCAAAATAGTTGTGTAGGAAATGCATCTTTGGATGGCTGGACACTGATCCTCAATACTCAACACAGTGGCACAACAGTAAAGCTGCCTTCATGGAGCTCCACTGCTGATGCCATATTTGGGGCTGCAGTGCAGTCACTTGTATACCCACTGACAGGAATGTCATCTCCTTGGGTGGCTGGCATCCTGCCTTAGAACCCACTGGAGAAACTCTGGTGGTGCCTTTTCTCCTGCCCCACAAAACTCTCCTGCCACCTTCCCAAGCCAGCCTGCAAGAGCAAATGGACAAGTCAACCGTCAGCCAGGAATataagaagggaaaaaggattCTGGGGGGTGCATTAAAACCAGTAGGTCAAGGGATGTTCTCCTCACCTTTTGCTCTGTTctaatgaggccacatctagattattgtgtccagttctgggcccccaagttcaagagagatggggaattactggagagagtccagtgggggTGACAAATATGATGAGGAAACTGCAGtgtctcttatgaggaaagcctgagagacctggggctgtttagcctgaagaagagcaaacTGAAAGGAAGTCTTAGCtgataaatatctaaagggtggggggcaagatgGTCAGACCAGTCactttgcagtggtgcccagtgacagaacaaggtgCAATGGGCATAAACTGGAAGACAGAAGGTCCCGTCTAAACGTAATGGAAGACTTCCTTAAAAAAggagtgccagagccctggaacagactgtccagagaggttgtggagttgttcttctctggaaagatttcaaacccacttggatgtgatcctggacaacctgctctgaatgaccctgctttagcaggggggttgggtgaAATGATCTCCAGACGTCCCTTCCAGTTCACATCatcccatgattctgtgaaataaaacatTCCCCAGCATTATGAACAATTTACCTGTCCCTGTATCTAAGCTAGGGCACCACAAAAGAGAGCCCTTGAACAAGACATTGACTAACCCCCCACCTTTTCCCAGCTCCTGATGACTGCTCAGCATCACTGCAGCCTTCcatcacagggctgctctggatgTCAAAACGAGATGGGGGGCTGTCTACCCCTCAAAGGGCTGGCACACCCCAGAAACAGCTTGAAGCGCAGGTCTCATGGTCGTCCAGGTATGCCTGGATTTAATTGTCTAGCAGCTTTTGCTCAATCTGAAAAACCCATTTCTTCAGTGATCACACCCGTAGCTTCCTAGGAGTGGCCTCTGTGCCATCTTGTGGCCATTGCTGAAACAGAGGTAAACTGAACCAAACAGCAAAAGTTTGGCTGCAGCCCCTAGCCCTCGACTCTGGAcatagtgctgctgctgctgcagccaggcagcagaacacacagtcacagaatacTCTTttcacaaataaaataaaaaagagaactGAAATGAAATCACATGTGCTTCAGCTTGGACAAACGTCCTAAATTTACCTCTGACCTATCCCCAAAATATATGCTGAGTGAGTGACCCCTGCAGCCACACCACAGCCCCCTCAGCACCAGGCAGAACAGAGGGTGCTCTGACCATAGACACGGGGTCCCAGCCCAAAGTGATCGAGACATGATTTATTCTGCAGTGTGTTGGCAGCTGAATCCTCACCTTTTCTTCAAGTGACAGGAGcacctggggcagcctgttctcctCACAGGTCTACTCAGGAAGGCTCTATCTGGCCAACATAAGACATGACACACAATGCCATAGCTGCATGGATTTTGTTTTGTGTACTCTGTGACTAAACACATCTGACTCTTTTGTTCTGATCTGAATCTATGTAcgttcccagctctgcagcagctccctgaactGACCTTGCTTGAGAGTGAGATCCAgacctgcctctgcccctgtggAGGTCTCCCAAAAGCAGCCATTGGCACAGCTAGGACAGGCGAGCACTGAAtctcagaatcataaaatcatagaactgttttgtttAGAAAAGACTTataagatcgttgagtccaaccatcaacctaacaccaccacaaccattgaaccatgtcccagattgctatgtccacatgtttcttgaacacctacaaggatggtgactccaccacctgctggtacagtttcaggctatttcctcctgtcctatcaccTAGGGACAAGAGACTGATTCTCACTTCACTCTAGCCtcatttcaggtagctgtagagagcaatgagtctCCTCTTCAGATCAAAcgaccccagttccctcagcagctcctcataagacttgtgctctagacctctcaccaactttgctgcccttctctggggatGCTCTAGCATCTCAATGTCTTCCCTCTTCCCGACCCACAgcgcagcagctgctccttgtcAGGCTCGGCTCCTCCTAGCTGCTTTCCCGACCTACACCTGTGATGAGGTGGACTCCGGTCTCAGCTCCCTAGGCGGGGAGCGGAGGCCCTGGCGGCGCAGAGCAGGCGCGGCCCCTGCTGTGCACGGAGGCAGGGACCCACCGGTGGGCAGCGAGAGGAGGAGCAGCGGTGCTGCGAGGTCCCCACGGGGATGCCGGCTCCGTCCGCAGCCATCGCCGGCTGTGGGGCCGCGGCCGGTGCCCTAGAACCAGGGCATTGCCTGAGCCCCTCCGGGCGGCTGGCGGCTGCGGTCTGCCTGGGCACGGTGGGCAGCCTGGGTTTCTGCAGcaacctgctggtgctgctgctcttctggcgTTACCGGGCTCTGCGCTCTCCCATCAACCTACTGCTGCTCAACATTGCCCTCAGCGACTTGCTGGTCTGCGCCCTGGGCACTCCGCTCGGGATGGCCCCCGCCCGGGACCGGGGCTCGCCGGGGGCCGCCTGTACCTGGCATGGCTTCGCCAACGCCCTCTGCGGTGAGTGGGACCCGTCCGGCACCGGGGGGTGGAAACAGGGAGGGCTGCGTGGAGATGTACCTGCGGGGGAAGGCAGGGCTGCGCCCGGAGGAGAGGGAACCAGGGACGGGGCAGCCCAAGCAGCAGTCCCCTGTGTGTGGGGCAGCCCCGACAGCTCCCGGGGAGCCCCAAACACGGCAGCACGGGTGCTTGTCTGCGAGTGTGCAGGTaggagagcagggaaaggatGGGCACAGATCTGTGTGTGAGGAGCAGTCCCCCGAGGATGCAAAAGGCACAGGACCGGGGTGAAATTTTCATAGTTTTGTTGATTTTCCGGGAGAAAAAAAAGCTCATAGCTCACCAGGCAGTCCTCGTTCTGGCTGCAGGGTGCACGTTTCTTGCAGTCACTGAAGAACTACACAGATTTTACAGAATGAAAAGAGAGCAGGCAGCTAGGAGTCCGGAAAGACAAAATTTATCTGAAGTCTCCTGGCTTCAGATCTGAGCTCAGGTCCTGTCTGCAGgaatggcagcacagggcagaccAGGGCAGCGTTGCCCAACTCTGTTGTGGCTGGCCCAGGGATGCACACCTCAGGGCAGAGGGAATGAAGAACGAGGCAGATGAAGCCTCAggatgctgccaggcagggcagttGTGATGATGGTTCAGAGGAACCCTAGGAGCAGCCTAGCACACTGGAGGAGGGTGCAGAGCTCCTGGTCCCGGGGTGACTCCAGACAAGACAAACATGTCTGCAAAGTTAGGGAAGGCATAAAGAAGGAAAGAGCATCCTATGTGCACCTTTGCCTTCACCCAGCCTCTTCCTcatctgccaggcaggcacagaGAGGGAGCCCCATGATGTGGTGGAGGTGGTAAGCTGGCTGTGGGGTCAGCAGGTATacagctctgcccctgtgctgtccTCTCAGCTCGGCAGTGTTGCTAAAACTATAGAAAGAGAAGTTTAGAGCAATGTTACTTTGAGCTAAGTTTAACAATCTCATATATTCAAGCACTGGGAACAGTGCTGAGCATCTCTTGGTAAGTCTCCCCCTCAGCTATCACTTATATGGAAAGTTTACCAGTAGAGGCATCGCTCTGCCCTTCAGCAACAACCAGAGGAAAACACCTTAGCatcacagccaggctgtgcacCACTGCTTTAGGACACTCGCCACTCATAGCTACTTATACCATGCACAGCTACCActttggcagctgcagctcagatgcTCACTGCCACCTCTCTCCCTGATGAAGTTACACAGGGTAGCAAGCCAGCTTTGCATACCTGAAACCTTTATATGTCAAGGAAAATTTACAGAGTTCATCAGtgtcagccagcagctccagctgtatTCAGTAGTACTTGCCAGCATCACTTCCAAAATGTGGACTGGGTGGTGTGTGGAAGCAAAATCACAAACTGGTGTCAGCATTGGAAATTGCTTCTCCTGTTTTGCTGACTGTTACAGACATCTTCACGCATTAGATGTGAAATACTTTGCTGTAATgagcagcatttttttttcttggaattACCTTAGGTTTCAAGCCCAAGCAACAAAGCTCCCAAGTTCCTCACACTCTTTCAGAAGTGGTGTAACAGCGAGACACACAGTTCTTGATTTTGACTTTGTGTTTTCCTTGGGAGTTTCAGACAGTCTACACAAAAAAACTCTTCTGGCTCTCACCAGGAGTTCTGTTTAAGTAGGTTCCTTCAACAGCACATGCCCTCTTCTCACTTCCACAGAACTGTCTTTTCTCTTCAACCCCCCACATTCACAACTGAAGTCACTTTTGTTCTTCCACAACATTTGTCCTTGCTCACATTTGTTATGAGAAGGCCACGTTCATGAGGTCCAGCACAACACATAGCCAGGGGGGTATGATGATGTTAGACCCCAGCACTCTTACGGATGCATGAAAACATCCAAGAAGTGTCTGGGGTAGTTTTAGCCTTCTTCCTTCACTATCTGTATGGGCTTCTTCACAAGTGTATGAGAAGTGTGGAAAGCTGTGTGAAGAGACTGGGATGGGAATGGACATTACCTGTTCCTCGCATACTTTTCTTGTGTGGGAGAGAGATATCTGGATAAAACCATAAATCCTAAGGACCAAAGAGCCATTGTCATCATttcagacagcagcagtgatgTCTAAGGAAGCCTGCAAAGCTGGATAAGCCCTAAACTTTGGGAAATACAGCTATTTATCTGTAAACCTGAAGTCTTACAGGTGCACCAAATACCAACTGTGACAGAGAAGCCAGGATTATGCTGCAGGTCACACATGTATTCATGCAGACCGATGTGCTTAGTTATTAATCAGCATTTCTAACAGGCTTGCTTTGGCTGGGCATGTGGTTAAATATTCCTTGGCTTCTGGTGTGGGGAATCAGGCTCTCAGCAATTCTCCCTCTTAGGGGcacatctccagcctcagcccaggtTTCCAAAGTCACTGCCATCAGTCTCCTCTTCAGCTTGAAATATTGTTTCAGAAGACAGATCAAAGCCTTGACTCAGCCACTCCTGCTAATGCACATGTATGCTTTGATGCAGGCATCGTCTCCCTCGTCTCCCTGGCTGTACTTTCTTACGAACGTTACTGCACCATGACAGGAACAACTGAAGCTGATACTACCAACTACAGGAAAGCATGGGCAGGCATTGTCCTGTCCTGGACATACTCCTTGATCTGGACTACCCCTCCTCTTTTTGGTTGGAGCAGCTACGGTCCAGAAGGATCAGGGGCAACATGCTCTGTGAACTGGCATTCAAATGATGCTAACAACATATCCTACATCATATGTCTGTTCATCTTTTGCCTTGTCATCCCCTTTGGCATTATTGTTTATTCATATGGGAGGCTGCTGTGCACTGTGAGGCAGGTAAGTAAATTCCTCAGCTGCCTTTTCACtgcaaccccaaaccaaccaaaaaccagtGACCGTTTTCCACCTTTATCGCTTCTCTGCTGCCACCCATAGCAGCTGGTTCTCCTGTAAATGTCCTGGTGACTGGCTCAGATCTACCAGAGCTTTGGAAATCACACTCAAATGTGAACAGCTGAAGTTCCTATGACAGGCCCACAGATGAGGGAAGTCTGTCAGACCATTCAAGATACTCCAAAATACCCATAATTACCTACCTTGATGAGATCAGTCCTAGGATTTAAATCCACAAGAGTCTATGGTGAGGTGAGCATCACTTGCATATTCAGAGGCTGTGTCATCAGGGCAGGGCATGGGATCTGTGATTTCTGAAGATCAGTCCTCCTTCAAAAATGTGAAAGTGAACCCTGCAAaagagagtggctggaaatgATGATGCAGAGGTTTTGGTACTCTTCTGAAGAGCATCTACATTTATCCACGAGTCCTAGGGAGTGATATATTagtgctgcctgctcacacTGTGGCAACACTGGGAGAGGGCCCCTCTTGTGGACCAGCCTCTGGGTAGGCAAGGACCAGGCAGCTCAACCTGGGCCAcctgctctctcccagcctaAAGTGTAGCTCTGCACTTGGACTCTGCACCCTAGAAGCCCACCCTGGGCTGGGCATCTTCTCCATCAGTGCCTAGCTTTGTCTCTGCTCATGTAGCAAGAGCCTGAAAGTCATGAGGGTATTAGATAAAAATCACAACCACACCTGCTGATGTAAATGTTTAACTTAAGCCTGGGAGCTCTGGGCAGAAGTAAACCAAATCAGCAGAAGTGTTTGAGTCAATTCCCACAGTTTCCCAGCCCATCACCTCATTACAGATACCTTCCATTCCCTGAGAAATTGATTTCAGTCCTCTTTGGTTGCTCTTTGCTGGGAACAGTGGCAGCTCCTGCAACACCATGGACCTGTTCCCCAAGCACAGGTCAGGGAATTGTTCTCACAgaactattttttccccatcttttgAAGATGCTTTTAGAGGTGCGGCTTGTTACAAGTCATTCACAGCAGCTAAGGGTGGACCAGATAATGCTTGCAAGAGAGGCTCTTCCTCTTCAGAGTGTTTCCATGGGCAAGAACAACAAGGAAGCCTGGTGGGAGGGCTGTTCTCCTCAGGATGGTTGTGCTGTCTGATGGTTGGAGTGATCTCCACTGCTTGGACAATCTTTCCAGGGCATGCGGAGGTTTTACTCCTACAGGGGCTGCATCTAGGATGGGGCACAGAAAGGTGTAAGTTTTCCTATGAAATACTGTTCCCACTGATGTAGCCATCATGTAACAGGTGAATTTTAAGCTCAGGAGGGCTATGGGTCTTCAGGACAGCTTTGGACACTTTCTTCAGGGTGA is a genomic window of Dryobates pubescens isolate bDryPub1 chromosome 13, bDryPub1.pri, whole genome shotgun sequence containing:
- the LOC104304093 gene encoding pinopsin; the protein is MPAPSAAIAGCGAAAGALEPGHCLSPSGRLAAAVCLGTVGSLGFCSNLLVLLLFWRYRALRSPINLLLLNIALSDLLVCALGTPLGMAPARDRGSPGAACTWHGFANALCGIVSLVSLAVLSYERYCTMTGTTEADTTNYRKAWAGIVLSWTYSLIWTTPPLFGWSSYGPEGSGATCSVNWHSNDANNISYIICLFIFCLVIPFGIIVYSYGRLLCTVRQVSSINKGMVRSREQRILIMVVVMVICFLLCWLPYAIVALIATFGKPGFMTPAASIIPSILAKSSTVYNPIIYIFLNKQFYRCFLALLRCNKATMNYSNKSLPRSCHMLQQVQDHTVPTVAALAGQPSDESLDLTGNMHPPLEDTLKVGRAMSMAQCSSGAELPG